The Epilithonimonas zeae genome contains a region encoding:
- a CDS encoding DUF6952 family protein: MKLPIIRQFYQNQTPENLETTLEVLESFCEFRNVSEEDMNVAGELITNICGALEVHANVNNGMSEKDALNSFAQKVMGSIDK; encoded by the coding sequence ATGAAATTACCAATCATAAGGCAGTTTTATCAGAATCAAACACCAGAAAATCTGGAGACGACTTTGGAAGTTTTAGAAAGCTTCTGCGAGTTCCGAAATGTTTCTGAAGAAGATATGAATGTTGCCGGCGAACTCATTACGAACATTTGCGGAGCCTTAGAAGTTCACGCTAATGTCAATAACGGAATGAGCGAAAAGGACGCATTGAATTCATTTGCTCAAAAAGTTATGGGTTCTATCGACAAATAA
- a CDS encoding thioredoxin family protein has protein sequence MYIELTGDTLQQIIQENDKVMVQYGATWCGNCRIMKPKFKKLAAENEDIPFYYVDAEKLPESRKLATVDNLPTFAAFEGGTLKNQVQTNQAESLNNLFSELKD, from the coding sequence ATGTACATAGAACTTACTGGAGATACATTACAGCAAATCATTCAGGAGAATGACAAAGTAATGGTTCAATACGGCGCGACTTGGTGTGGGAACTGCAGAATTATGAAGCCAAAGTTCAAAAAACTGGCTGCGGAAAACGAAGATATCCCTTTCTATTATGTGGATGCAGAAAAGTTGCCTGAAAGTAGAAAATTAGCAACAGTTGATAATCTACCGACTTTTGCAGCGTTTGAAGGTGGTACTTTGAAAAATCAGGTTCAGACCAATCAGGCTGAAAGTCTTAACAATCTTTTCAGCGAATTAAAAGATTAA
- a CDS encoding peroxiredoxin, producing the protein MSLVGKLFPNVAIDAMSEMGDDLKINVFEEALNNQQKVILFWYPKDFTFVCPTELHAFQEALPEFQKRNTIVIGASCDTNEVHFAWLNTPKDNGGIEGVTYPILADTHRQLANILGIVDQDLDYDEEGNEVYTGSNVTYRATYLIDETGKVFHESVNDMPLGRNVKEYLRLIDAYAHVQKHGEVCPANWEEGKEAMNANRTGVAEYFSKN; encoded by the coding sequence ATGTCATTAGTAGGTAAATTATTCCCAAATGTTGCGATTGATGCAATGAGCGAAATGGGTGACGATCTTAAGATCAATGTTTTTGAAGAAGCTTTAAACAATCAGCAAAAAGTTATTTTGTTCTGGTATCCAAAAGATTTCACTTTTGTTTGCCCTACAGAATTGCACGCGTTTCAGGAAGCTTTACCAGAATTTCAAAAAAGAAATACAATCGTAATTGGTGCTTCTTGTGACACAAACGAGGTTCACTTCGCTTGGTTGAACACGCCAAAAGACAATGGTGGAATCGAAGGTGTAACTTATCCAATCCTTGCTGATACGCACAGACAATTGGCAAACATCCTTGGGATTGTAGACCAAGATTTGGATTACGATGAAGAAGGAAACGAGGTTTACACAGGTTCCAACGTAACTTACAGAGCAACTTATTTGATTGACGAGACTGGAAAAGTTTTCCACGAATCTGTAAACGATATGCCTCTTGGAAGAAACGTGAAAGAATATCTTCGTCTAATTGATGCTTATGCTCACGTTCAAAAGCATGGAGAAGTTTGTCCTGCAAACTGGGAAGAAGGTAAAGAAGCGATGAACGCTAACAGAACTGGCGTAGCAGAATACTTCAGCAAGAATTAA
- a CDS encoding MBOAT family O-acyltransferase, whose protein sequence is MLFNSINFAIFLPIVFILYWFFTKRNLKIQNKLLLISSYFFYACWDWRFLFLLLFSTLLDYLTGLKMQTSENQKQKKRWFWLSVIINLGFLGIFKYYNFFAESFADIMSNLGWTVSPLMINIILPVGISFYTFHGLSYIIDIYKNRIKAEKSFINYAVFVSFFPLLVAGPIERATHLLPQIKKQRSFDYFQAIDGLRQILWGLFKKIVIADNCAIYANEIFNNYADMNGSSLILGAIFFTFQIYGDFSGYSDIALGTARLFGIELLQNFAFPYFSRDIAEFWRRWHISLSSWFKDYIYIPLGGSKGGDWMRIRNTLIIFIISGFWHGANWTFIVWGFLNALFIMPSIIMKTNRNNIKTVAEGRLLPTIKEFIQMILTFGLTVFAWIFFRSENLGQAVNYILGIFSLSVFDIPKFDGIENSKTIIVLLIIFIITEWRGRENKYALERLKIIKSKTLRWIIYILVLLSIYFYGNFGETVEFIYFQF, encoded by the coding sequence ATGCTTTTTAATTCAATTAATTTTGCAATTTTTTTACCTATTGTATTTATACTTTACTGGTTTTTCACTAAAAGAAATCTGAAAATTCAAAATAAATTATTGCTTATTTCCAGCTATTTCTTCTATGCTTGTTGGGATTGGCGTTTTCTGTTTCTTTTACTGTTTTCTACATTGCTAGATTATTTAACAGGACTTAAAATGCAGACTTCTGAAAATCAAAAACAGAAAAAAAGATGGTTTTGGTTGAGTGTTATTATAAATCTTGGTTTCCTTGGTATCTTTAAATATTATAACTTTTTCGCAGAATCTTTTGCTGACATTATGTCAAATTTGGGATGGACTGTAAGTCCCTTGATGATTAATATAATATTGCCAGTAGGAATTTCATTTTATACATTTCACGGACTTTCTTATATAATTGATATTTATAAAAATAGAATTAAGGCAGAAAAGAGTTTTATAAATTATGCAGTATTTGTAAGTTTTTTTCCGTTGTTGGTTGCAGGTCCAATTGAACGTGCTACACATCTACTTCCCCAAATAAAAAAACAAAGAAGTTTTGATTATTTCCAAGCCATAGATGGCTTACGGCAAATACTCTGGGGATTATTTAAAAAGATTGTTATTGCAGATAATTGTGCTATTTATGCTAATGAGATTTTCAACAATTATGCAGATATGAATGGAAGTTCCTTAATTTTAGGAGCTATATTTTTTACTTTTCAGATTTATGGAGATTTTTCCGGTTATTCGGATATTGCATTAGGAACAGCACGTTTATTTGGGATAGAACTATTACAGAATTTTGCTTTTCCATATTTTTCAAGAGATATTGCAGAATTCTGGAGACGTTGGCATATCTCACTATCATCTTGGTTCAAAGATTACATATATATTCCTTTGGGAGGAAGCAAAGGGGGAGATTGGATGCGAATTCGCAATACATTAATCATATTTATTATAAGTGGATTTTGGCACGGTGCCAATTGGACATTTATTGTTTGGGGCTTTTTGAACGCTTTATTTATTATGCCATCTATTATTATGAAAACCAACAGAAATAATATAAAAACTGTTGCTGAAGGAAGATTATTACCCACAATAAAAGAGTTTATTCAAATGATTTTAACATTTGGTTTAACAGTTTTTGCTTGGATATTTTTCCGTTCAGAAAATCTTGGACAGGCCGTCAACTATATCTTGGGAATTTTTTCGTTATCAGTTTTTGATATTCCAAAATTTGATGGAATTGAGAATTCAAAAACTATAATAGTTTTATTAATTATTTTTATAATAACTGAATGGCGGGGGAGAGAAAATAAATACGCTTTGGAAAGACTTAAAATTATAAAATCGAAAACATTGCGATGGATCATCTATATATTAGTTTTACTGTCAATTTATTTTTACGGTAATTTCGGTGAGACAGTGGAATTCATCTATTTTCAATTTTAA
- a CDS encoding pyridoxal phosphate-dependent aminotransferase produces the protein MSKISDRLNRLSYSQTFVMSNKARDMKAAGIDVISLTLGEPDFDVPQKIKQAAFDAINENYSHYSPVPGFLELRQAISAKLKRDNNLNYKPSQICVANGAKQSIINVLSAIVNDGDEVILPAPYWVSYDEMVKLVGGTSVFIETSIDTEFKITAEQLEKAITPKTKALLYSSPCNPSGSFYTREELEAIANVVAKYPHVTIISDEIYEFINYEGEHVSIASFPQVYEQTAVINGMSKAFAMTGWRIGYSACPEWLASACDKVQGQMTSGANTVAQRASITALQMDPSELQYMISEFHKRRDLVFDLMKDIKGFKCNLPKSAFYFFPDISYFIGKNLNGTEIKDADDFAMFLLENAHVGCVGGVSFGSPECIRFSYAASEAELREAMRRIKDCVEQF, from the coding sequence ATGAGTAAAATTTCGGATAGACTGAACAGACTGAGTTATTCTCAGACTTTCGTGATGAGCAACAAAGCACGCGATATGAAGGCGGCAGGAATTGATGTAATAAGTTTGACTTTGGGAGAACCAGACTTTGATGTTCCTCAAAAAATTAAACAAGCAGCCTTTGATGCTATTAATGAAAATTACAGCCACTACTCGCCTGTTCCCGGATTTTTAGAATTAAGACAAGCTATTTCCGCAAAACTTAAAAGAGATAATAATCTTAACTATAAGCCTTCTCAAATTTGTGTAGCAAATGGCGCAAAACAATCTATAATCAATGTTTTGTCAGCTATTGTGAATGATGGTGATGAAGTTATCCTTCCTGCTCCTTATTGGGTAAGTTATGACGAGATGGTAAAATTGGTTGGTGGAACTTCTGTGTTCATTGAAACTTCTATTGATACAGAATTTAAAATTACAGCTGAACAATTAGAAAAAGCAATCACACCAAAAACCAAAGCTTTGCTTTACAGTTCACCTTGTAATCCTTCGGGAAGTTTCTATACAAGAGAAGAATTGGAAGCCATTGCCAATGTTGTAGCAAAATATCCGCACGTGACTATTATTTCTGATGAGATTTACGAATTCATCAATTATGAAGGTGAACACGTTTCTATTGCAAGTTTCCCTCAGGTTTATGAGCAAACTGCAGTAATCAATGGAATGAGCAAAGCTTTTGCTATGACAGGATGGAGAATCGGTTATTCTGCTTGTCCAGAGTGGTTGGCGAGTGCTTGTGACAAAGTTCAAGGTCAAATGACAAGTGGCGCGAATACTGTGGCTCAAAGAGCTTCTATCACAGCTTTACAAATGGATCCGTCGGAGTTGCAATATATGATTTCGGAATTCCATAAAAGACGTGACTTGGTTTTTGATTTGATGAAAGATATCAAAGGCTTCAAATGTAATCTTCCAAAAAGTGCATTCTACTTCTTCCCAGACATTTCCTATTTCATCGGAAAGAATCTGAATGGTACTGAAATTAAAGACGCAGATGATTTTGCTATGTTTTTATTAGAAAATGCACATGTGGGTTGCGTTGGCGGTGTAAGTTTCGGAAGTCCGGAATGTATCCGTTTTTCTTACGCAGCTTCAGAAGCAGAATTGAGAGAAGCAATGAGAAGAATCAAAGATTGTGTAGAGCAGTTTTAG
- a CDS encoding LuxR C-terminal-related transcriptional regulator: MNFNFTRYFLGFFILFSIFFSAKDLNLNSIEEEIIKNNREGKHQISQKKLSDILLSGDLTKEEEANILFLMATTYRSVNDYMMCIDYLNKSSVIAEQLPEDNLLRMKLDYEYAFVYFDNNQYDKSEEVMKRIAAKKYLNSYPEDNSYILMQEGYLFLIKKQYNEAEKKYYEALKIMQAANSCNLPIVYAKLMNLYSKKKNIAKAEEIYDVSMQTSDSCNILKYKIFTASEMEKIYKENNLFGKAYLIGSELDSLRRLENQEVKISEMHIVDKAYTEKEQLIKEQSDIWKRTIILSIIILIAVLAVIYFYKKNRKIKRDKLLMRYELEQMKQELDSYSQNSENLQDSKRYFFLSSDELTDRQKELLIHLADGLSNKEIAEKLFISENTVKYHTKNIYTILDIKDRKDFFQKLRNN, from the coding sequence ATGAATTTTAATTTTACAAGGTATTTCTTAGGCTTTTTTATACTATTCTCTATATTTTTCTCTGCTAAAGACCTCAACCTCAATTCCATTGAGGAAGAAATCATTAAGAATAATAGAGAAGGAAAACATCAAATTTCGCAAAAGAAACTTTCTGATATTTTATTATCCGGAGACCTGACAAAGGAAGAGGAGGCAAACATCCTGTTTCTTATGGCTACAACCTATCGAAGTGTTAACGATTATATGATGTGCATAGACTATCTTAACAAATCGAGTGTAATTGCCGAACAATTGCCGGAAGATAATCTTTTACGCATGAAGCTTGATTACGAGTACGCGTTTGTGTATTTTGATAATAATCAATATGATAAGTCTGAGGAAGTGATGAAGAGAATTGCAGCTAAAAAATACCTCAATTCTTACCCTGAAGATAATTCTTACATCCTAATGCAGGAAGGTTATCTGTTCCTGATCAAAAAACAATATAACGAAGCGGAAAAAAAATATTATGAGGCTCTGAAAATTATGCAGGCAGCCAACTCTTGCAATCTTCCAATTGTCTATGCAAAACTGATGAATCTGTACAGCAAGAAAAAAAACATTGCTAAAGCAGAAGAAATTTATGATGTAAGCATGCAAACTTCGGATAGCTGTAATATCTTGAAATACAAAATCTTCACTGCTTCCGAAATGGAAAAGATCTATAAAGAAAATAATCTTTTTGGAAAAGCGTACCTGATTGGCTCGGAACTTGATTCACTCCGCAGACTGGAGAATCAGGAAGTCAAGATTTCTGAAATGCATATTGTTGATAAAGCTTATACAGAAAAAGAGCAATTAATAAAAGAGCAATCTGATATCTGGAAAAGAACCATTATTTTGAGTATTATCATCTTAATTGCTGTTCTGGCTGTGATCTATTTTTATAAAAAGAATAGAAAGATCAAAAGAGACAAATTGTTGATGAGATATGAGTTGGAACAGATGAAACAGGAACTTGATTCTTATTCTCAAAATTCAGAAAACCTACAGGACTCAAAAAGATATTTTTTCTTAAGTTCGGATGAGTTAACAGATCGTCAAAAAGAACTTTTAATCCATCTTGCGGATGGCTTATCAAATAAAGAAATCGCAGAAAAATTATTTATAAGTGAAAATACTGTAAAGTATCATACTAAAAATATTTACACCATTTTGGATATCAAAGATCGCAAGGATTTCTTCCAGAAGTTAAGAAATAATTAA
- a CDS encoding Ig-like domain-containing protein yields the protein MKKHYTLFFVLFFANFFFAQTELVRWTKNDLTPTTGSNVIAQNITTAGGVSVAPTSWSDTFFLISGLPSSSTIDTSKYIQFTINPSNNYKINLGNLNLTFRNQGGTSKFEIRYSTNSDFSNPQTLLSRTVNGASWQTISQSFNNLLLASGKTLYVRFYIYDTYNNFHLSYTPNGGTGTGPNFTGTVSVDTPTVPTANNDSYTAYKNNEAVLDILSNDVSTTTINGITITQQPAHGTITVNGTTNVTYKPTTGYTGTDTFKYKISNTTGLSNEATVSITVANNVDTALTRWNNSNYTPSVYNSQVVVGNMTSTVTQSYVQNISLNGYNAFQTNGWPDKNVETIDKSKYIQFTISPKNGYKLNLSEFNFLCLTQGGDAKIKIDYSLNSSFTTAFNVLPETTVTNTLKEISLKNFSKPIATDGQVLYLRVYVYNTWNAFQILLKNGDNVGPAFIGNVEFSSTAPIAYDDSVTNIVNNDIDINVLINDDYSNKISKLTYTQPSHGTTSLNADRSINYIPSKDYVGADSFSYYITNEYGVSNTATVSINNNVNTTSPLVRWDQNNFTATAFQSFINSTTMTTTGGMTVAVGGETNPKAYYLESNGNSTTINTNRYAQFILDNVSPNKTIEPKTFSYVAKGTNGATYELRYSKNADFSDYSVLKTGTVTSAYTLNTSNFADGLKVGPNEKLYIRLYFYNTSYMQYVFQYLPGGSGPEIGGIYYNYIFASNDTIWQNASNPHWSNGVPTATKNAVIDTNYDTTVYGNFESQNLTINAGGTLTVKTGGFITVNGQIANNNTATNSFTVEHDANLLQVGNASNTGNVTVKKSAIIPKMGYNYWSTPVIGQNLYQFSDGYNQASTTGTGTPWNRFYVYNEANDYFVTTIANDITLNSSSVFQPARGYAIRGKNSFPETVTVTSPTSKFEFVGTPQNGDVATYNLKYTNAQHGYNMVGNPYPSNISFDEFFAENSSKIYGIGYFWTNNDGQILSQQSSNYNGNNYAIATVVGGTSATYYGSNNGKPNGNISVGQGFIIQAKPAGKNQPLVFKNSMRNSDIANYYNKTTVQKNRFWLEFKSPTDINNEILIGYINNATNGFDSDYDADLLAIGNDSFWSVLDSHKLAIQAKDSNFSTEDVAKIGFKASVSGNYTIALTDRDGIFNSNQAVYLKDKYLNKVINITDNGYVFNTNAGQYEDRFEVVYKSLETLGTDNTAKKGIIISKDTQNFIVKSDDNIEEVSLYDSVGRLLYNTKNAKKEVLINKTNLAEGMYIIKVNSRNTTMTKKVLK from the coding sequence ATGAAAAAACACTACACTTTATTCTTTGTACTATTCTTTGCGAATTTCTTTTTCGCACAAACGGAACTAGTAAGATGGACCAAAAATGATCTTACGCCAACAACAGGAAGCAATGTTATTGCACAAAACATAACAACTGCTGGTGGGGTATCCGTAGCTCCAACTTCTTGGAGTGACACATTTTTCTTGATATCAGGATTACCATCTTCCAGTACAATTGATACTAGTAAATATATTCAATTTACTATAAATCCTAGCAATAATTATAAAATTAATTTAGGAAATTTAAATCTGACATTCAGAAATCAAGGTGGAACATCAAAATTTGAGATTAGATATTCTACGAATTCAGATTTTTCTAATCCACAAACTCTGTTGTCAAGAACAGTAAATGGTGCTAGCTGGCAGACTATCTCACAGAGTTTTAATAATCTTTTGTTGGCTTCTGGGAAAACACTTTACGTACGTTTTTATATTTACGATACTTATAATAATTTCCATTTATCTTATACTCCAAACGGAGGAACAGGAACCGGACCTAATTTTACAGGAACTGTTTCTGTAGATACTCCAACGGTTCCAACAGCTAATAACGACAGCTATACTGCTTATAAAAATAATGAAGCGGTACTGGATATTTTAAGTAATGATGTTTCTACTACAACTATTAATGGAATTACAATAACGCAACAGCCAGCACACGGAACAATAACTGTGAATGGAACTACCAATGTAACTTATAAACCAACAACAGGTTATACAGGAACAGATACTTTCAAATATAAAATCAGCAATACTACTGGTTTATCCAATGAAGCTACTGTTAGTATTACAGTTGCCAACAACGTTGATACAGCTTTAACCAGATGGAATAATTCTAATTATACACCAAGCGTTTATAATTCGCAGGTTGTAGTTGGTAATATGACTTCTACGGTGACTCAGTCATATGTTCAAAATATCAGTCTGAATGGATACAATGCTTTTCAAACCAATGGTTGGCCAGACAAAAACGTTGAAACTATTGATAAATCAAAGTATATTCAATTTACGATCAGTCCGAAAAATGGATATAAGCTGAATCTTTCTGAGTTTAACTTCCTTTGTTTAACACAAGGTGGAGACGCAAAAATCAAAATCGATTATTCTCTTAACAGCAGCTTTACAACAGCATTCAATGTATTACCGGAAACTACTGTTACAAATACTTTAAAAGAAATATCTTTAAAAAATTTCTCAAAACCAATTGCAACAGACGGACAGGTTTTATATCTGAGAGTTTACGTTTATAATACTTGGAATGCTTTCCAAATTCTGTTGAAAAACGGAGACAATGTTGGTCCTGCATTTATCGGAAATGTGGAATTCAGTTCAACTGCTCCTATTGCTTATGACGATTCTGTAACTAACATCGTTAACAATGATATCGATATCAACGTATTAATTAATGATGATTATAGTAACAAAATCAGTAAATTAACATATACACAGCCATCTCACGGTACAACATCGCTTAATGCAGATAGAAGTATCAATTATATCCCATCAAAAGATTATGTTGGAGCTGATTCTTTCTCATATTATATTACCAATGAGTATGGTGTTTCAAACACAGCAACAGTAAGTATTAATAACAATGTAAATACAACTTCTCCGCTTGTACGTTGGGATCAGAATAACTTTACAGCTACTGCTTTTCAGTCGTTCATCAATTCTACAACAATGACGACAACTGGCGGAATGACAGTGGCAGTCGGTGGAGAAACTAATCCAAAGGCTTATTATCTGGAAAGTAATGGTAATTCTACAACTATCAATACAAATAGATATGCACAGTTTATTTTGGATAATGTGAGTCCAAATAAAACAATTGAACCAAAAACATTCAGCTATGTTGCTAAAGGTACAAATGGTGCTACTTATGAATTGAGATATTCTAAAAATGCGGATTTTTCTGATTATTCAGTGCTTAAAACTGGCACAGTTACAAGCGCATATACTTTGAATACTTCTAATTTTGCTGATGGATTGAAAGTTGGACCTAACGAGAAACTGTATATCAGATTATATTTCTATAATACAAGTTATATGCAGTATGTTTTCCAATATCTTCCTGGTGGTTCAGGTCCTGAGATTGGAGGTATATACTACAATTATATATTTGCATCTAACGATACAATCTGGCAAAATGCCTCCAACCCGCATTGGAGTAACGGTGTACCAACAGCAACCAAAAATGCTGTTATTGATACCAATTACGATACAACAGTTTACGGAAACTTTGAAAGTCAAAATTTAACAATCAACGCTGGAGGAACATTGACGGTTAAAACAGGAGGATTTATCACGGTTAATGGTCAGATTGCAAATAATAATACTGCAACTAACTCATTTACTGTAGAGCACGATGCTAATCTTTTACAAGTAGGTAATGCTTCAAATACAGGAAATGTAACTGTTAAAAAATCAGCGATTATTCCAAAAATGGGATATAATTATTGGTCAACACCTGTAATAGGTCAGAATCTTTACCAGTTTTCAGATGGTTACAACCAAGCTTCAACAACAGGAACTGGAACACCTTGGAACAGATTTTATGTCTATAATGAAGCTAATGACTATTTCGTAACAACTATTGCTAACGATATTACACTGAATTCTTCATCTGTATTTCAGCCAGCAAGAGGATATGCGATTAGAGGAAAAAATAGTTTCCCGGAAACTGTAACGGTAACTTCTCCAACTTCTAAATTCGAATTTGTAGGAACACCTCAAAACGGAGATGTAGCAACTTATAATTTGAAATATACCAATGCACAACACGGTTACAATATGGTTGGAAATCCTTATCCTTCTAATATTAGTTTTGATGAGTTCTTTGCAGAAAACAGCTCTAAGATTTATGGTATTGGATATTTCTGGACCAATAATGATGGTCAGATATTATCTCAGCAAAGTAGTAATTATAATGGTAACAATTATGCGATTGCTACAGTAGTTGGAGGAACATCCGCAACATATTACGGATCGAATAACGGAAAACCAAATGGTAATATTTCTGTAGGTCAAGGATTTATCATTCAGGCAAAGCCAGCTGGTAAAAACCAACCGTTGGTATTCAAAAACTCGATGAGAAATTCTGATATTGCCAATTACTACAATAAAACCACTGTTCAGAAAAATAGATTTTGGTTAGAGTTCAAATCGCCAACAGATATTAACAACGAGATTTTAATTGGATATATCAATAATGCAACCAATGGTTTTGACAGCGATTATGATGCAGATCTTTTAGCAATCGGAAATGATTCTTTCTGGAGTGTATTAGACAGCCACAAGTTAGCAATCCAGGCAAAAGATTCTAACTTCAGTACAGAAGATGTTGCAAAAATAGGTTTCAAAGCCTCTGTATCTGGAAATTATACGATTGCATTAACAGACAGAGATGGGATTTTCAATTCAAATCAAGCAGTTTATTTGAAAGACAAATATCTGAATAAAGTCATCAACATTACAGATAACGGATACGTTTTCAATACCAATGCTGGACAATATGAAGATAGATTTGAAGTGGTCTACAAATCTTTGGAAACATTAGGAACAGATAATACAGCTAAAAAAGGAATCATCATTTCAAAAGATACTCAGAATTTCATCGTGAAGTCGGATGATAATATAGAAGAAGTAAGTCTTTACGATTCTGTTGGAAGATTATTATATAACACAAAAAATGCAAAGAAAGAAGTTTTAATTAATAAGACAAACCTTGCAGAAGGGATGTACATTATAAAAGTGAATTCTAGAAATACAACGATGACCAAAAAAGTTTTAAAATAA
- the rsmG gene encoding 16S rRNA (guanine(527)-N(7))-methyltransferase RsmG, translating to MSLELILQYFPNITSEQKNQFAELEVLYKDWNEKINVISRKDTDSLYEKHILHSLGIAKVMEFADGTKVLDIGTGGGFPGIPLAILFPNVQFTLVDSIGKKITVVKGVAESLGLKNVTAHHMRAEQLKEKFHFVVSRAVTQMPVFLTWLRGKFEKDQFNPKHNGVLYLKGGELAEELAGLKCEIFNLKNYFDGEFFDTKKVVYLSKGNFNN from the coding sequence ATGTCTTTAGAATTAATTTTACAATATTTCCCCAATATTACCAGCGAACAAAAAAATCAATTTGCAGAACTAGAAGTTTTGTACAAAGATTGGAATGAGAAAATCAACGTCATTTCCAGAAAAGACACAGATAGTCTTTATGAGAAACATATTCTACATTCTTTAGGAATTGCAAAAGTGATGGAGTTTGCAGATGGAACCAAAGTTCTGGATATCGGAACTGGTGGTGGATTTCCAGGAATTCCATTGGCAATTTTGTTCCCGAATGTTCAATTCACTTTAGTAGATAGCATCGGAAAAAAAATTACCGTGGTAAAAGGGGTGGCGGAAAGTCTTGGTCTGAAAAATGTTACAGCTCATCATATGAGAGCAGAGCAGCTGAAAGAGAAATTCCATTTCGTAGTCAGCAGAGCAGTGACTCAAATGCCAGTTTTCCTGACTTGGTTGAGAGGAAAATTTGAAAAAGACCAATTCAATCCAAAACACAACGGAGTTCTCTATTTAAAAGGTGGCGAATTGGCAGAAGAATTGGCAGGATTGAAATGCGAAATTTTCAATTTGAAAAATTATTTCGATGGCGAGTTTTTTGATACAAAAAAAGTAGTTTATCTCTCAAAAGGCAATTTCAATAACTAA